The Ziziphus jujuba cultivar Dongzao chromosome 1, ASM3175591v1 genome segment AAGAAATAACTTTATAGACTATATATAAGTGCTAAGCTATCAGTCTTGCATCATACGAACAGCAcataatttttagaaattctAGAAAGAGTTTTGAGAAAAGTTTTTATATACTGATTTCCagagagaaataataatacaaattttcttctttatcttttttattttacttttcttttgcctttattttctatttttttttttaaaataataagagAATCACAATAAGCAGTATCAAAGCTAGGATCTAGATAGAGCCATGTGTATGCACGAGATAAAAGTCCAGAGTGATCGAACTATGGTGGGCCCCTAGATGGTAGACAGCGATGGTAAATTTCAATCTCATAATTGACTGTCGAAATTTGATGATATGAAATTTCATGTAAAAATAGTGCAGCAATCTCGATGGGATGGGGATGAAATAGTGGTTGTAGATTTAAAGGGGTGTCAgccagggggaaaaaaaaaaatgtggtccTTAGTTTGAAGGGTGCTTGCCAGAACAAGAACTAGTGGTTCTTAGTTCAAATGATGATTGTAAAACTTGCTAATGATTATAGATCATACAAACATAAATCTCACATTAACCAAATATAAAtgttctaaaaaatatataaaaagcttGGATTACTTTCCTTATAGGGTTAACAATTTAGGATGAAACTCCAAAGTTTTCTATCTACAATATTCCTATCTGGACTTATTCTTAGAGAAAGTTTTTCAGCCCaatcattttatttgaattacccaaaaaaaaaaaagcaaaattcatttcatttaaattaccaaaaagaaaaaacaaaattcgaaattagaagaaagaaataaaataaaaaagctaacTTGAATTTAAGAATAATGGGCACTATATGCTACTCAACTAAATGTTAATCAATACATGATATTTGtggtaatataaaaaaaaattaaaaaaaattaaaaatctgcGCCTAGGATGGAGTTCGTGAGCCTCAGTAGTATTGGTGGTCTATTTAGTTTGTTTAATTTACTTTAACTTGGTaatttacataattaattagttgtatatatactttttcttttcttttatattataatattttcaactcaatcaaacaattttaaaacaaagaaTAGGACTTTTTTGAACAAGTCTTTGTGACCTCAATAAACTTCGCACAGCGCTAAAATCAAATATCatatcacttttattttttattacccaaaaaatatcatttttattttagagtcgTACAGACATATGGTTTTATAAGTGGGATTGTATTTCatcaaaaataagaaataaaaaggaaaaaaaaaattggattatattttacCTGGAGCTTTCCATATTTAAACTTCTCCCAAATTTATGACTCatataactttatatatatatatatatatatatatagaaaggcAATTATGTATAAAAGGATACAATTATCTTAACTTAATTTCTAAACAAAATGAATtaactttatctttttttgctGAAAGAGGAAGTTTTATAACCAAAAACCCAGCGAGAAGCTTACAAAAAGAGCTTACACAGATAAGGTGGCCTCTCCGCCACTCTCCTGGGacacaaaataagaaaacaacaaagGAAAAGAGTTTAAACAAAAGGTGCCAGAGATTTTTGAgacatttgatttgattttttatttgtataccTTATATGGGATATATATCTCCAATTTCTTGTAAGGTGCATAAGAGGGCTACAAAAGTTTCATAGTTTCATTTAATAATCATAGCTGGAATGCTATCGAGCCTGTAGACTTGAATATGATACATCATTAACAGAGCATATTCCTGGATTCTCTACCGAATTCTGTTTTACAAGCGTAGAAAAAGCAGGTTGTTTAGGACCTGAGACAGTTACTGAATCACCACCACCTCCAAGCATTGACACAACATCTGACATGGTTGGTCTATCTTCTGCACTTTCTTGCACACAAAACAAACCAACTTCCACACACCGTCTAAATTCGCTTGTTGCTGTACATGTTTCTGCCACTGCTTGGTCCAGTAACTCCAAGTATCTTCCTTCTTCCCACAGATACCATGCCTcgattgaatttttactgaaaaGCTCAATCCTTGAAAGTAATGTAATTAAACTGTTTGTAATGCAACATTATGATATTAAAGCTTATTACTCACATATTCTAGTAGGTTTGAAGATTCATTTGGCTGATAAAAACCAGTGTTCTTCTTGCCGCTTAGGATTTCTAGCATCATGACTCCAAAACTGAAGACGTCTGATTTTTCAAAGAAGAGACCCTTCAAAACATACCCAGGAATCTTCAAAAAGGAATCTTCAAAAGTGTTGCCTTTTtgccattttctgaaaatttttagcacgttttaaaatttttactcgTGCTTTTgaatccattttcttttctaaaactatatcaagtacactacctaatagatgttagagttggaagcaatctaagagagacttgaagagtgggatattttgggtttcatttttcatttaccTACGTTACCGTTAGGAAGCTGGGTTTCTCTGTCGCCTTCGTGGTTAGctaggtttcttctttcttcgtctccctcGTTTAGGTAagttccttttttctttgtggttggcaaagacatgtggtgggtggattttttttttttttttttaaaccgcAGGTTAGATtcgttgggttttcttaatcttgcttttgtagatattttgtttgtgatattgctggatattgttttgctaagttcaacaagtattttatgttgaagatcaactggATTCGAGATGGtatattattttaacttcaccacaacatcatatttttgttgaagaagatattATTGGAGATACTACGGACGTttacaatccatttgtcatagaGTTGCCAAGtgtcaatgaaaataataatgaggatgaatgtgagaatggctatgtttgtaatgactatgAGGGGATATGGAAAAAagatatcttctaaataaattggtatgtagatttattacttatgttttaagtaatatttatgacatttattattatttatttaattaattttttgatccgcttcattatgaattttccatttttaattaggagaaatgtgtctcgccaaatcttaagaacaatgctaatattctttaaattttcattcaataaatcatttagtaataataattaagatttatttattttgtataagtgttaataatttttttaatttttccatatgcagtatgagggtgtaatatcatcaacaaaaggatgtcaacttccatcttaatgactatgcattcatggaagtttatttaatattgcttttgcttttgcatatacaatagtttaccaaattgtaaaaatatttcatgagataattcttaatttatttgaaaattattttgttataaaaatgtttattttaaatttttatattataattattttggatgaagctagtttttatttttattgtattttaattattttaattattttgtatttttactattttaatcaattttcacaaaattaaaataagcaaattaaaaaaaaaaggcaatgcaTTACAAAAAGCATcggtaaaaattaatataaaagttGCTAAGAACTCAAAAAATAGGCGATGGATTTCAAAAAGAGTTGCTAAAAACTCAAAAGATAGGCGACGCATTTTAAAAAGTGTcgataaaaactcaaaaaataagCGACGTATTTTAATTCCGTCGgtttttctttaaacttttagcgacgcattttaTACAATGTTGGCTTTTCTTTAAGATTAGGCAAAACTATTAATGCATCACCTTTTGTCTTATAGTTTTAGCAACAGGATGTTAGGCGATCCTTCATAAAATGTCGGTCTttattgatatgaacctaggttgactcgtgcctaaacccgtattatattagcccggatcaaaaaattaagttcaagttcttatggtcacttcaacccctaatcaacctatgactagaaatcttagtagatgatgaagacgccataataggtgatggatgtcctattgataaatcaaattaaaacacttACTCTCTAATTATGTTTTAGGTGtgcaaagagaactaagagaattctatctcacaaataaatttttgaataatatgtaaATTGTATTctgattgaaaaataagcccttaaataggctaaagtcacaaaatagttaaccctaaaaataaaagttgaatTTGGCCAACAATAAGGAAACAACAAGTGTGGTTGAAATTCACAAGCTTTTCTAAacctatttggattaattaattccttattttgaattaggaattaattaatttacaattgaaattataaaaataataactttcctaagtgaatttatccagaaaaataattaaataaaatcaaagtaaaagatagttttctaaaacaaaaagtcaaattcaaattaggaaactagttgactagtttgaccactaagctatctttgaccaatttctagCTTGTAAAGGGTCCAAgttagctcccatatgccatgtaggatgtcagataggattaattatgattcccatatgttatCCTTGAtcggaataaagagaaaatgccaaatcaataaaatacagcaaagccagCGGCAAAGACAGCAAATCCGGCCAAGAATCTGTTCCATGTGCAAATGACCTTCTTGGttgtttttgcttcttctttgacttgattccatgacctcttagtgatacaatttaattaaagaggagtgttgaacccattccttgctacacggagtccacaaatgcactaaaacagctacccgggtccataaaggcctccaccacttgaatgcttaaaacaagcttttAATCTTCATGTATTGACAAGcatttttgagaattgataatcCTTGTATAAATCCATCCactttttccttaaatctcttagcttgtgccttaGTAATTGGCCTTGTCTTAAACTGTATCggagtcaaattcaaattagaaaactagttgactagtttgactactatgctatctttgaccaatttccagcttgtaaaggctccaaatcagctctcatatgccatgtaggatgccaaataggattaattatgattcccatacattgcccttgattgaaacaaagacaaaatgccaaatcaataaaatacagcaaagccaaCAGCAAATATAGCAAATTCAGCCAAAAATCTATTCTATGCACAAATGACCTCCttgtttgctttttcttttgctttgacttgattccatgacctcttagtgatgccaattgaattcaagaagtgttgaacccattccttgctgcctagagtccacaaatgcactaaaacagctatccaGGTCCATATCGgtctccaccatttggatgcttaaaataggctttggatctttaggtattgacaagcccttttgaaaattaataactccttgtataaagccatccaggttgtccttaaatctctggGTTATGCCCTAGTAATTGGTTCAGTCTTTAACTATATCGGATTTGCACCCAagcgggttgtcgattgtgtGGGTACGGAAGGATTCTCGTCATTTATTTTGTGCAACGCATTAATTACGTCATCTATCATTGCGATTCTTGTAGTGTATATTGCTATTTTTTAAATCTCTATCGATGATTTTCAGTCTAGAATACTTGTGGAGGTACAGAAGCCCCTCAGCAATCCTTTCAATGATGTTCACAACTTATGGAGGTACAGAAGCCCCTGAGCAATCCCTTCAATGATGTTCACACATTGTCTCCAATCCAATAACTGTCATTTTGCTACATCTATTGCAAAACAagtaacaaataatacaaattaaaagatattctGAATGAAAGGTGAAAGTAGCTAGGTAGAAAcataaacaaaccaaaaaggAATGAGTCCAAGCTTTTGTTTGGCAAGTACTCATAAACTAATATCCTTTCTTGTCCTTTAATGCAATAGCCCAATAGTCTAACAAGATTCCTATGCTGCAGTTTTAATATTAACATAACTTCGTTTTTGAATTCCTCTGGTCTTTGTCTAGATCTTTTCGATAGTCTTTTCACTACAATCTCTTGACTATCAACCAATATACCGTATAGATACTAACCTTATTACATGTCAAAATCCATAGATTACCAAAATGAAATGTCTCAAGTCTCGTAAGCATTTTAAGTTTACCTTATAGACGGATCCAAAACCACCCTCacctaatttatttatgttagaaaagtattttgtGGTAGTTTCTATGATAGAAAAGCTTAATAAAGGTAACTTATTATCCTGCAGTCCATTTAACATCAGTTTATGTGTGCCTTGTAGCTCATTAATTGATGCAATGCTAGTCTTCAGTTTGCATTTCAATGCCTCTGTTTCAATCGTTGCGTCCTTGCTGCTTCGTTTTTTACCTTCTTATTACAGTAAATATTGTCATTataatttagtttttcttttcttgctttgaACCTATGTATAGGATGGTGTGACTTGACATTGACTCGTCCTTCTTCTGGATGTTATTAGGATAGCTCTCCTAAATCTATTACGTGGCTACTATAAATTCCCACTTCTATGTTCTTGATGTCGTTTCTTCTCAATTGTTGGTTCTTAAGGTTTacattgtttctttcttttctgtgACTCCAGTTGTACACAAAGTTGGATAGTTGAACTGGCTTCTCTAGGGTCTAGGCAGTTTTGCATAACAGAGGGTCTCTACTTAATATATAGCCAATCGGTGTCATATATTGAAGCCAATACCACCTAAACATGTCAAAGAGAAAGTCTTTTAAGCCATAATCATCAGTGGTCTCTTTAAaacttaattagtttattttaatcaatatgAAGTAATGCTCAAATACGACTGATAAGTTAATTACCTCCAAAGTAGGATTTCATCAGTTGGAAATAGCACAATGCACAGACTAAAGCAGCAGTTATCAAGATGACCAGTTAAACATTGATTCTTATCCAAAGCAGATTCTTATTTGGATTTTCTAGAGAATGCAAAAATTTGACATGAATGGTCAAACTCTAATGTAAGATGTCAATGTTTTAATATGTACAAAATAGTGTAAGTGAAAGCTGCCTACAAAAACGAATTGAATTAGTAAATAGGAATTGAATCATTCTCTATATATGCTACCCCTATGTTCAGTAGCTCATATTGTTCAAAGAGAAATGTTCAATGCTAACTCACCATTTTTCATGCTGCTACCGCTATGCTTGTAATATAATTGATCTGCATGCTCTCTAAATTGATCATTAGGTTCTAGGTTATTTGAAAATTGACATCTCATTCCATCAGAATGAAAAGTTGCATAGGCATTACAGGAACAATGTTTTGTACAAATCTATTGGCAGTCACTAAGGCCCAGACTGCGATTGTCCATGATGTCCCAGTGGTCCAAAGCTGCAGTTCTTGATAGGAAATAATCTCCGTTACTACACTTAGATGGGTTTTGGTTTATACAGCCCTTGGACCTAAACTCTACTTCTTTATCACAACTCAGAAGTAGCATCCTCTGTTGCCGTTCATTATTgtactgaaatatatatatgttaacatcTCCAGACGAGTTCATCTCAATCTGTGAATAATAAATATCGAAAGCCATTGTAAAGGTATAGTAGCTCTCATACTCATTTGAGATATGTTTGAACTTCAAGTTGTCAATATCTTGAATATTACTCAAGTAGCTAAAGTTTTGGCCATTCCAGTTCCCACTTTGCCAGTAAAGAGACCCTCTATGCCAAATCGCTAGttgatttgttttgtttggatCAATACCAAGCCTAAATGCTCCTGGAGCTGGAACAAGTGGACTTAACCAAGAGTGAGAACAACGTTTCGAACCTGTCCATATTTGATGTCGAACAATCCCAACTGCATGCCTGCAAAAAGTGTGTTAGATGGATAATCAAAACTTTGCCATAGAATTTCATCATTATCTCCtcctttcaaaataaaatttccagtATCAAGAAGTATGGCGGTAGTATTAGTATTTGTTGTTGTCCGACTTTGAGAGTGTAAAGTGATAGAAGTTCCATGGTTGTCAAGGAGTAGGAGGTTTCCATAAGGAGTAATATGGAGAACTGCTGTATCTTTCAAGGGATTCTCTCGGTTGGCCACCCAAACTATCTTTGCTCCAGTGAAGATGGTGCATTGAATCCCAAGTAGTGCATATCAAAATCACCAAAATTAAAGAACCTTAACCGGAACAGCTTGTTTGGAGAATCCAAGAAATCCAAGTTTCCCATGGGGTTTCTAGGGGTTAAGGTGTCTTGTGCTGCATGGGAAAGATATTTGACATTAAGCAACAAAAGGACAGCCAAACAAAGCAAAACAACACAATCGTTGCTTGTTCCTATAATGCTCTTCATTATAGACTTGTCAGTTCATGAAGATCGGTTGCTTCTGCAAATTCTTTCCATCCATAACtgattttgcaaatttttttttttttttcgctacATATAGAAATGTAT includes the following:
- the LOC132800365 gene encoding G-type lectin S-receptor-like serine/threonine-protein kinase At4g03230, whose protein sequence is MMLEILSGKKNTGFYQPNESSNLLEYAWYLWEEGRYLELLDQAVAETCTATSEFRRCVEVGLFCVQESAEDRPTMSDVVSMLGGGGDSVTVSGPKQPAFSTLVKQNSVENPGICSVNDVSYSSLQAR